The following are from one region of the Novosphingobium humi genome:
- a CDS encoding glutathione S-transferase family protein, with protein sequence MLKLYSFGPAANSMKPLLTLYEKGTPFEGHRLNPAIFEHHQDWFKAINPRGQVPALVDGDKVITESTVICEYLEDEHPGEVKLRPADSYGRAQMRIWTKWVDEYFCWCVSTIGWHRYVGNMVKGMSDEAFEEKVKAIPVFEQQVKWRRAREGFPQDLLDEEMRKISYSVTRLNDHLADHEWLAGGMFTLADICNFAIANGMNYSFPELVNEADAPHLVRWIAQINARPAVQKMFAEVPMEKLRPQD encoded by the coding sequence ATGCTCAAACTCTATTCCTTTGGCCCCGCCGCCAATTCGATGAAGCCGCTGCTCACCCTTTATGAAAAGGGCACGCCGTTCGAAGGGCACCGCCTGAACCCGGCCATCTTTGAACATCATCAGGATTGGTTCAAGGCCATCAATCCGCGCGGACAGGTGCCCGCTCTGGTCGATGGCGACAAGGTGATTACCGAAAGCACGGTGATTTGCGAATATCTGGAGGATGAGCACCCCGGCGAGGTGAAGCTGCGCCCCGCCGATTCCTATGGCCGCGCCCAGATGCGGATCTGGACCAAGTGGGTGGATGAATATTTCTGCTGGTGCGTCTCGACCATCGGCTGGCACCGCTATGTCGGCAATATGGTCAAAGGCATGAGCGACGAGGCCTTTGAGGAAAAGGTGAAGGCCATCCCGGTCTTTGAGCAGCAGGTCAAATGGCGCCGCGCGCGCGAAGGCTTCCCCCAGGATCTGCTCGACGAGGAAATGCGCAAGATTTCCTATTCGGTCACGCGCCTCAACGACCATCTGGCCGACCATGAATGGCTGGCGGGCGGCATGTTCACGCTGGCCGACATCTGCAATTTCGCCATCGCCAATGGCATGAATTACAGCTTCCCCGAACTGGTGAACGAGGCCGATGCGCCGCATCTGGTGCGCTGGATCGCCCAGATCAACGCGCGCCCGGCCGTGCAAAAGATGTTTGCCGAGGTGCCGATGGAAAAGCTGCGCCCGCAGGATTGA
- a CDS encoding GFA family protein, which produces MTHTGQCLCGAVKLSLEGEPIAARMCWCRDCQRLASGSATVNVLFAPENVTVTGPVTLHRKTADSGNTVERAFCSACGSHVFSRPLLDPPVAYRIRAGALDNPDIAKPTGIIWTASAPSWAVMDPALPQFPKAPPA; this is translated from the coding sequence ATGACGCATACGGGACAGTGCCTGTGCGGCGCGGTCAAGCTCTCGCTGGAGGGCGAACCGATTGCCGCGCGCATGTGCTGGTGCCGCGATTGCCAGCGGTTGGCCAGCGGGTCGGCCACGGTCAACGTCCTGTTCGCGCCGGAAAATGTGACGGTGACGGGGCCGGTGACGCTGCATCGCAAGACCGCCGACAGCGGCAATACGGTCGAGCGCGCCTTTTGCAGCGCCTGCGGCAGCCATGTGTTTTCGCGGCCCCTGCTCGATCCGCCGGTGGCCTATCGCATCCGTGCGGGGGCCTTGGACAATCCTGATATCGCCAAGCCCACCGGCATCATCTGGACCGCCAGCGCGCCCTCATGGGCGGTGATGGACCCGGCGCTGCCGCAATTTCCCAAGGCGCCGCCAGCCTAA
- a CDS encoding acyltransferase family protein, giving the protein MATKAHYEVLDGLRGVAALLVLVFHISEILSKGVMADNWLPHGALAVDFFFALSGFVIAHAYDRRMAEGLGFGGFILRRFVRLHPIVPLATLIGALAWVFAPFPHAAHVVDGRFWTAVVMGLVLLPYPTLADRAEDTHSLDGPTWTLFQEYIGSIAYGLLLHRLSPRVLAWLLVPAGALLAWGAVAYGNLSVGWGWSHWWMAEARLAFPFIFGIMLRRILPRLTPLRMSFGGLAIVMTIAFAAGMPGGKPGWANGLLEFAYVALLFPLIILMGAHSRMSAGMRKVAKALGRLSYPLYIIHYPFIYWYWDMALDPHPHDLALWAPVLYIGSVALGWAALRLWDEPLRRWATARWITKEN; this is encoded by the coding sequence ATGGCCACCAAGGCCCATTACGAGGTGCTGGACGGCTTGCGCGGTGTCGCCGCGCTGCTGGTTCTGGTGTTTCATATCAGCGAGATCCTGTCCAAGGGCGTGATGGCCGACAATTGGCTGCCCCATGGCGCGCTGGCGGTGGATTTCTTCTTTGCGCTTTCGGGCTTTGTCATCGCCCATGCCTATGACCGGCGCATGGCCGAGGGGCTAGGCTTTGGCGGCTTCATCCTGCGACGGTTTGTGCGGCTGCATCCCATTGTGCCGCTGGCCACGTTGATCGGTGCGCTGGCGTGGGTCTTTGCGCCCTTCCCTCATGCAGCCCATGTGGTCGATGGGCGGTTCTGGACGGCGGTGGTCATGGGCCTCGTCCTACTGCCCTATCCCACACTGGCAGACCGGGCGGAGGATACCCATTCGCTCGACGGGCCGACATGGACGCTGTTTCAGGAATATATCGGCTCGATCGCCTATGGGCTGTTGCTGCACCGCCTGTCGCCGCGCGTGCTGGCATGGCTGCTGGTTCCGGCGGGCGCTCTGCTGGCATGGGGCGCGGTGGCCTATGGCAATCTCTCGGTCGGATGGGGGTGGAGCCACTGGTGGATGGCGGAGGCGCGGCTGGCGTTTCCCTTCATCTTCGGCATCATGCTGCGCCGTATCCTGCCGCGCCTGACGCCTTTGCGGATGAGCTTTGGCGGGTTGGCCATCGTCATGACCATCGCCTTTGCCGCGGGCATGCCGGGGGGCAAGCCGGGCTGGGCCAATGGGCTGCTGGAATTCGCCTATGTCGCCCTGCTCTTTCCGCTGATCATCCTGATGGGCGCGCATTCGCGGATGAGCGCGGGGATGCGTAAAGTCGCCAAGGCGCTGGGGCGCCTGTCTTACCCGTTGTATATTATCCATTATCCCTTCATCTATTGGTATTGGGATATGGCGCTTGACCCGCATCCGCATGATCTGGCCCTCTGGGCGCCGGTGCTTTACATCGGCTCGGTGGCGCTGGGCTGGGCGGCGCTGAGGCTGTGGGATGAGCCCTTGCGGCGCTGGGCCACGGCGCGATGGATTACGAAGGAGAATTGA
- the parE gene encoding DNA topoisomerase IV subunit B, whose protein sequence is MSDDLFETPRGPSGETYDANAIEVLEGLEPVRRRPGMYIGGTDERALHHLVAEVLDNAMDEAVAGHANRIEVILEEEQGTPGRITIIDNGRGIPVGEHPKFPGKSALEVILSTLHSGGKFSGKAYATSGGLHGVGISVVNALSTLTRVEVAINKELFAQEFSKGHTLGPIKKVGAAPNRRGTSVQFTPDTEIFGSDARFKPARLFKLVRSKAYLFAGVEIRWKCSPSLASEDVPAEATFQFPGGLADHLAEQLATRECVTAAPFAGSQDFPGEMNGRVEWAIAWPLWSEGAYSYYCNTIPTPDGGTHEQGLRAALTKGIRAFGELVGNKKAKDIAPEDVVTCCEAMLSVFIRDPQFQSQTKDRLTSPEAARLVENAVRDHFDHFLTDNMDRGKALLGHVMERMDERLRRKAEREVKRKTATNARKLRLPGKLTDCSGEGDGETELFIVEGDSAGGSAKQARDRKTQAILPIRGKILNVASASLDKIRANQEIADLSLAMGCGLRKDCNPDLLRYDRIIIMTDADVDGAHIATLLMTFFFQEMTEVVRRGHIYLAQPPLYRLTAGKESAYARDDAHRAELEKTKFKGKKVEVGRFKGLGEMNPQQLRETTMDPAKRSLVRITLPQEYEDRAQVKDLVDRLMGRNPEHRFHFIQNRAADIDPEMIDA, encoded by the coding sequence ATGTCGGACGATCTGTTTGAAACCCCTCGCGGCCCCTCGGGCGAGACCTATGACGCCAATGCGATCGAGGTGCTCGAGGGCCTTGAACCGGTGCGCCGCCGCCCCGGCATGTATATCGGCGGCACCGACGAACGCGCGCTCCACCATCTTGTGGCCGAAGTGCTGGACAACGCGATGGACGAGGCCGTTGCGGGCCATGCCAACCGCATCGAGGTCATCCTTGAGGAAGAGCAAGGAACGCCCGGCCGCATCACCATCATCGACAATGGCCGCGGCATTCCCGTGGGCGAACATCCCAAGTTTCCCGGCAAATCCGCGCTGGAGGTGATCCTTTCAACGCTCCATTCGGGCGGCAAGTTTTCCGGCAAGGCCTATGCCACCAGCGGCGGTCTGCATGGCGTGGGCATCAGCGTGGTCAATGCGCTTTCGACGCTGACGCGGGTTGAGGTGGCGATCAACAAGGAATTGTTCGCACAGGAATTTTCCAAGGGGCATACGCTGGGCCCGATCAAAAAGGTCGGCGCGGCGCCCAACCGGCGCGGCACCAGCGTGCAGTTCACGCCCGATACCGAGATTTTCGGCAGTGATGCCCGCTTCAAGCCTGCCCGCCTGTTCAAACTGGTGCGCTCCAAGGCCTATCTGTTTGCGGGCGTCGAAATCCGCTGGAAATGCTCTCCCTCGCTGGCGTCCGAGGATGTGCCCGCCGAGGCCACATTCCAGTTCCCCGGCGGTCTGGCCGACCATCTGGCCGAGCAACTGGCCACGCGCGAATGCGTGACCGCCGCTCCCTTTGCCGGATCGCAGGATTTCCCCGGCGAGATGAACGGCCGCGTCGAATGGGCAATCGCCTGGCCGCTGTGGTCCGAGGGCGCCTATTCCTATTATTGCAACACCATTCCCACGCCCGATGGCGGCACGCATGAACAGGGCCTGCGCGCGGCGCTGACCAAGGGCATCCGCGCCTTTGGCGAACTGGTGGGCAATAAAAAGGCCAAGGACATCGCGCCCGAGGACGTGGTGACCTGCTGCGAGGCGATGCTCAGCGTCTTTATCCGCGACCCGCAATTTCAGTCCCAGACCAAGGACCGCCTGACCAGCCCCGAAGCGGCGCGTCTGGTGGAAAACGCGGTGCGCGACCATTTCGACCATTTCCTGACCGACAATATGGATCGCGGCAAGGCGCTGCTGGGCCATGTGATGGAGCGAATGGACGAGCGTTTGCGCCGCAAGGCCGAGCGCGAGGTCAAGCGCAAGACCGCCACCAATGCGCGCAAGCTGCGCCTGCCGGGCAAGCTGACCGATTGCAGCGGCGAAGGCGATGGCGAGACCGAACTGTTCATCGTCGAAGGCGATTCGGCAGGCGGCAGCGCCAAACAGGCCCGCGACCGCAAGACGCAGGCCATCCTGCCCATTCGCGGCAAGATCCTGAACGTGGCCAGCGCCAGCCTCGACAAGATCCGCGCCAACCAGGAAATCGCCGATCTCTCGCTGGCGATGGGCTGCGGGCTGCGCAAGGACTGCAACCCGGACCTTTTGCGCTATGACCGCATCATCATCATGACCGACGCCGATGTCGACGGCGCGCATATTGCCACGCTCTTGATGACCTTCTTCTTTCAGGAAATGACCGAAGTGGTGCGGCGCGGCCATATCTATCTGGCCCAGCCGCCGCTCTATCGCCTGACGGCGGGCAAGGAGAGCGCCTATGCCCGCGATGACGCGCACCGGGCCGAGCTGGAAAAGACCAAGTTCAAGGGCAAGAAAGTCGAGGTAGGCCGCTTCAAGGGCCTTGGCGAAATGAACCCCCAGCAATTGCGCGAAACCACGATGGACCCGGCCAAGCGCAGCCTTGTGCGCATCACCCTGCCGCAGGAATATGAGGACCGGGCTCAGGTCAAGGATCTGGTCGACCGCCTGATGGGCCGCAACCCGGAACACCGCTTCCACTTCATCCAGAACCGCGCCGCCGATATCGACCCCGAAATGATCGACGCATAA
- a CDS encoding penicillin-binding protein activator, which yields MEQPKAPAFRTLWRKSMTLGVTALLSACTVVPKGPVETPNAPPPPTAQLPADEGRHRVALLVPLSGPGGAVGQALANATTMALLDTNATKIRITTYDTSSGPAAAAAKALADGNRLILGPMLGDDALVVAQTARPAHVPVISYTGDAGVAGNDVFVMGAVPAQTIAREVKYARAQGLTRFAALMPLGNYGERAGNATIAAVRAAGGTLVGMESYDRSKGSLTAAVRRLKGRGAFDAVVIGDTAAMAAQAAPLLKIAAPHLRILGNELWAGEAVVARTPALNGAWFAALSDQRFGRFTESYKARFGQPPYRAATLGYDSVLLTLRIAREWAPGTPFPTGRLLDRGGFLGLDGIFRFNANQVIERALEVREARGGAINVLSPAPTRFED from the coding sequence ATGGAACAGCCCAAGGCCCCCGCATTCCGCACGCTTTGGCGCAAAAGCATGACCCTTGGCGTCACCGCGCTGCTTTCGGCCTGTACGGTCGTGCCCAAGGGGCCGGTGGAAACGCCCAATGCGCCGCCGCCGCCCACCGCGCAACTGCCCGCCGACGAAGGACGCCACCGCGTCGCGCTGCTGGTGCCGCTGTCGGGTCCGGGGGGCGCGGTGGGTCAGGCGCTGGCCAATGCCACGACCATGGCCCTGCTGGACACCAATGCCACCAAGATCCGCATCACCACCTATGACACATCATCCGGCCCGGCGGCGGCGGCGGCCAAAGCGCTGGCCGATGGCAACCGGCTGATTTTGGGGCCGATGCTTGGCGATGATGCGCTGGTCGTGGCGCAGACGGCGCGCCCGGCCCATGTGCCGGTGATTTCCTATACCGGCGACGCGGGCGTGGCGGGCAATGATGTGTTCGTGATGGGGGCGGTTCCGGCCCAGACCATCGCGCGCGAGGTCAAATATGCGCGCGCACAGGGTCTGACGCGCTTTGCCGCGCTGATGCCGCTAGGCAACTATGGCGAACGGGCGGGCAATGCCACCATCGCGGCGGTGCGCGCGGCGGGCGGCACGCTGGTGGGCATGGAAAGCTATGACCGTTCCAAAGGTTCGCTGACCGCGGCGGTGCGGCGGTTGAAAGGGCGCGGGGCGTTTGACGCGGTGGTGATCGGCGATACGGCGGCCATGGCGGCGCAGGCGGCCCCGCTGCTCAAGATCGCGGCGCCCCATCTGCGCATTCTGGGCAATGAACTGTGGGCCGGCGAGGCCGTGGTGGCGCGCACGCCCGCGCTCAACGGCGCATGGTTTGCCGCGCTCTCGGATCAGCGTTTTGGCCGCTTTACCGAAAGCTACAAGGCCCGTTTTGGTCAGCCGCCCTATCGCGCGGCCACGCTGGGCTATGACAGCGTGCTGCTGACGCTGCGCATCGCGCGCGAATGGGCGCCGGGCACGCCCTTCCCCACCGGGCGTCTGCTGGATCGGGGCGGGTTCCTCGGTCTGGACGGGATCTTCCGGTTCAACGCCAATCAGGTGATCGAGCGCGCGCTGGAAGTGCGCGAGGCGCGCGGCGGGGCGATCAATGTGCTCAGCCCCGCCCCCACCCGCTTCGAGGACTGA
- the rsmI gene encoding 16S rRNA (cytidine(1402)-2'-O)-methyltransferase, which translates to MEQKLSAGLYIVATPIGNLRDITLRAIETLRDVAAVACEDTRVTGRLLQHLDIKARMIRYDDHADERAREGLLALMADHAVALVSDAGTPLVSDPGYRLVRECRERGIPVTSIPGPSAAIVGITLSGLPSDRFLFAGFLPPKEKAREHALAELAVVPSTLVFYETAPRLTDALAAIAKVLPGREVAVARELTKMFEECRSGSPEELIEHYTANPPRGEIVLMVGPAVAEAASMEDAEKLLREQLRELKPSQAAAAVAKATGLDRKALYALALTLK; encoded by the coding sequence ATGGAACAAAAACTCTCTGCTGGCCTGTATATTGTCGCCACGCCAATTGGCAATCTCCGCGATATCACCTTGCGCGCTATCGAGACATTGCGAGACGTGGCGGCGGTGGCCTGTGAGGATACGCGGGTTACCGGGCGTTTGTTGCAGCATCTGGACATCAAGGCGCGCATGATCCGCTATGACGACCATGCCGATGAGCGTGCGCGTGAGGGGTTGCTGGCGCTGATGGCGGATCATGCGGTGGCGCTGGTGTCGGATGCGGGCACGCCGCTGGTGTCCGATCCGGGCTATCGCCTTGTGCGCGAATGCCGCGAGCGGGGCATTCCCGTCACCTCGATCCCCGGCCCCAGCGCGGCGATTGTGGGCATCACGCTTTCGGGCCTGCCTTCGGATCGGTTCCTGTTTGCCGGATTTTTGCCGCCCAAGGAAAAGGCGCGCGAACATGCTCTGGCCGAGCTGGCCGTGGTGCCTTCGACACTGGTGTTTTATGAAACGGCGCCGCGCCTGACCGATGCGCTGGCCGCGATTGCCAAGGTTTTGCCGGGGCGCGAGGTGGCCGTGGCGCGCGAATTGACCAAGATGTTCGAGGAATGCCGCAGCGGCAGCCCGGAAGAACTGATCGAACATTACACCGCCAATCCGCCGCGCGGCGAGATCGTGCTGATGGTCGGCCCGGCGGTGGCGGAGGCGGCCAGCATGGAGGATGCCGAAAAGCTGCTGCGCGAACAATTGCGCGAGTTGAAGCCCAGCCAGGCCGCCGCCGCCGTGGCCAAGGCCACCGGGCTGGACCGCAAGGCGTTGTATGCTTTGGCGCTGACGTTGAAATGA
- a CDS encoding YraN family protein has translation MNWKREADRIAAEARGRHGEGLACEWLRDQGFEILAQRVKTPRGEVDIIARQPGLVVFVEVKWRAREADLDFAIDQRRLTRVARAAELLWPDYAKAGDDMRVDILLLAPGVIVRHIANAWMPI, from the coding sequence ATGAACTGGAAACGCGAGGCCGACCGCATTGCCGCCGAGGCGCGGGGGCGGCATGGCGAGGGACTGGCCTGCGAATGGCTGCGCGATCAGGGGTTCGAGATATTGGCCCAGCGCGTCAAAACCCCGCGCGGCGAGGTGGATATCATCGCGCGCCAGCCCGGCCTCGTCGTCTTTGTCGAGGTCAAATGGCGCGCCCGCGAGGCCGACCTCGATTTCGCCATCGACCAGCGTCGCCTGACCCGCGTGGCGCGCGCGGCCGAATTGCTGTGGCCGGACTATGCTAAAGCCGGGGATGATATGCGGGTAGATATTCTGTTGCTTGCGCCCGGCGTGATCGTGCGCCACATCGCCAACGCATGGATGCCGATCTGA
- the gshB gene encoding glutathione synthase, whose protein sequence is MSLRVAVQMDPLPSINVAGDSTFALMLSAQARGHSLWYYDVGTLAWESTPDGTGDSGGRVSAWAAPVIVHRPTAGESHYKLGEFANIDLGADIDVVLMRQDPPFDLGYITGAHILEKLKGQTLVVNDPEQVRNAPEKVFVLDFAQFMPPTLVARRIEDVRGFQKRMVERGFGGDLVIKPLHGNGGKAVFRVPAGGDNLGALIEVFTQMWKEPFMVQPFLPDVSKGDKRIVLVDGEVAGAINRKPGEGEFRSNLAVGGSAEATELTEREAEICRVLGPELRARGLVFVGIDVIGGQWLTEINVTSPTGIVAIDRFNNSDTGAMIWAAIERRHKDMLAA, encoded by the coding sequence ATGTCGCTGCGTGTTGCCGTCCAGATGGACCCCTTGCCTTCGATCAATGTCGCGGGCGATTCCACCTTTGCCCTGATGCTCTCGGCGCAGGCGCGCGGGCATTCGCTGTGGTATTATGATGTCGGCACGCTGGCATGGGAATCGACGCCGGATGGCACTGGCGATTCTGGGGGCCGCGTTTCGGCATGGGCCGCGCCGGTCATCGTGCATCGTCCAACGGCGGGCGAATCGCATTACAAACTGGGCGAATTTGCCAATATCGATCTGGGCGCGGATATTGACGTGGTGCTGATGCGTCAGGACCCGCCGTTCGATCTGGGCTATATCACCGGCGCGCATATCCTTGAAAAGCTTAAAGGGCAGACGCTGGTCGTCAATGACCCGGAACAGGTGCGCAATGCGCCCGAAAAGGTCTTTGTGCTCGATTTCGCGCAATTCATGCCGCCCACGCTGGTCGCGCGCCGGATCGAGGATGTGCGCGGTTTTCAAAAGCGCATGGTCGAGCGCGGTTTCGGCGGCGATCTGGTCATCAAGCCGCTGCATGGCAATGGCGGCAAGGCGGTGTTCCGCGTGCCTGCCGGCGGCGACAATCTGGGCGCCTTGATCGAGGTGTTCACCCAGATGTGGAAGGAGCCTTTCATGGTTCAGCCCTTCCTGCCCGATGTGTCCAAGGGCGACAAGCGCATCGTACTGGTCGACGGCGAGGTGGCGGGCGCGATCAACCGCAAGCCTGGCGAGGGCGAGTTCCGCTCCAACCTTGCCGTCGGCGGCAGCGCCGAGGCGACCGAGCTGACCGAGCGTGAGGCGGAAATCTGCCGCGTGTTGGGGCCGGAATTGCGCGCGCGCGGGCTGGTGTTTGTCGGCATTGACGTGATCGGCGGGCAATGGCTGACCGAAATCAACGTGACTTCGCCCACCGGGATTGTCGCCATCGACCGCTTCAACAACAGCGACACCGGCGCCATGATCTGGGCCGCGATCGAGCGGCGGCACAAGGATATGCTGGCGGCCTAA
- a CDS encoding acyltransferase family protein, protein MRLDQLTALRFFAALAVLASHLWPLAEYPNALQPLARTLFHEGYAGVSFFFMLSGYILAHTYQGRLAQGRIGAAHYFTLRLARVLPLHWLVGVPLAAFAVGQEGWAKVAVNLLLLQAWVPRADWYFTINEPSWSLSDEAFFYACFAGLALMPVRRLGWLAAGLLALNLGVVVWRVTSGQGAILAGDTPTLTHWLTYISPVSRLLDFMVGMLVYRLPRRGGTGVEIGALALLVSAMVAYPLLGLPDVWRMQLAYLPLMALFIWIFGAGGGALSRWLARQGWLVLLGDASFALYLVHLPVVHGALAVQDRLGDDALPWLPWAGLVSAAAVALSVAVYRWVEVPVLRAMRPRIDGWFAR, encoded by the coding sequence ATGCGCCTCGATCAACTGACGGCGCTGCGGTTCTTCGCGGCGCTGGCGGTGCTGGCCTCGCATCTCTGGCCTCTGGCCGAATATCCCAATGCGTTGCAGCCCCTCGCGCGCACCCTCTTTCACGAGGGCTATGCGGGCGTGTCCTTCTTCTTCATGCTGTCGGGCTATATTTTGGCCCACACCTATCAGGGGCGATTGGCGCAGGGCCGGATCGGGGCTGCGCACTATTTCACGCTGCGGCTGGCGCGGGTGCTGCCGCTGCACTGGCTGGTGGGCGTGCCGCTGGCGGCTTTCGCTGTGGGGCAGGAGGGCTGGGCCAAGGTCGCGGTCAATCTGCTGCTGCTACAGGCATGGGTGCCGCGCGCCGATTGGTATTTCACCATCAACGAGCCAAGCTGGAGCCTGTCGGACGAGGCGTTTTTCTATGCCTGTTTTGCAGGTCTTGCGCTGATGCCGGTTCGTCGGCTGGGCTGGCTGGCAGCGGGGCTGCTGGCGCTCAATCTGGGCGTGGTGGTCTGGCGCGTCACATCGGGGCAGGGGGCGATTCTGGCGGGCGATACGCCGACACTGACCCACTGGCTGACCTATATCAGCCCGGTTTCGCGGCTGCTCGATTTTATGGTGGGGATGCTGGTCTATCGCCTGCCGCGCCGGGGCGGGACGGGGGTGGAGATCGGCGCGCTGGCTTTGCTGGTGTCCGCGATGGTGGCCTATCCGCTGCTGGGCCTGCCCGATGTGTGGCGGATGCAATTGGCCTATCTGCCGCTGATGGCGCTGTTCATCTGGATCTTTGGCGCAGGGGGCGGGGCCTTGTCGCGCTGGCTGGCGCGGCAGGGCTGGCTGGTGCTGCTGGGCGATGCCTCCTTTGCGCTTTATCTGGTGCATCTGCCGGTGGTGCATGGCGCGCTGGCGGTGCAGGACCGGCTGGGCGATGATGCGCTGCCTTGGCTGCCATGGGCGGGGTTGGTCAGCGCGGCGGCAGTGGCGCTGTCGGTGGCGGTCTATCGTTGGGTCGAGGTGCCTGTGCTGCGCGCGATGCGGCCTCGGATCGACGGGTGGTTTGCGCGCTAA
- a CDS encoding tyrosine recombinase XerC — MNEAAAFLAARADVLAAWHAHLTDARRRSPHTVRAYMATAGRLMDALEAYDWAALARIDTAGLRHFLAERREDGIANISVARELSALRGFLSFAREKAGMVKPAPPRLRGPRIKRGIPRPVTPDEATDLADLVAVNARDDWQGLRDRAVLLLLYGAGLRIAEALSLTGADWPMGDRLTITGKRQKQRVIAILPAVREAIAAYLAACPYPVERDKALFRTVKGAALYQSAVQKAVADARGMLGLPDTATPHALRHSFATHLLGAGADLRSIQELLGHASLSSTQVYTRVDAAVLLDVYRNAHPRAED; from the coding sequence ATGAACGAGGCCGCCGCCTTTCTCGCCGCCCGCGCCGACGTGCTGGCAGCATGGCACGCGCATCTGACCGATGCCCGCCGCCGCAGCCCGCATACGGTGCGCGCCTATATGGCAACGGCGGGGCGGTTGATGGATGCGCTGGAGGCCTATGACTGGGCGGCGCTGGCGCGGATTGATACGGCGGGCCTGCGCCATTTTCTGGCCGAGCGGCGCGAGGATGGCATAGCCAATATCTCGGTTGCGCGCGAATTGTCGGCCTTGCGCGGTTTCCTCAGCTTTGCCCGAGAAAAGGCGGGCATGGTCAAGCCCGCCCCGCCCCGGTTGCGCGGCCCCCGGATCAAGCGCGGCATCCCCCGCCCTGTCACGCCCGATGAGGCAACGGATCTGGCCGATCTGGTCGCAGTCAATGCGCGCGATGACTGGCAGGGATTGCGCGACCGGGCGGTGCTGCTCCTGCTCTATGGCGCGGGGCTGCGCATCGCCGAGGCTTTGTCGCTGACCGGCGCGGACTGGCCGATGGGCGACCGGCTGACCATCACCGGCAAGCGGCAAAAGCAGCGCGTGATCGCCATCCTGCCCGCCGTGCGCGAGGCGATCGCGGCCTATCTGGCGGCTTGCCCCTATCCGGTCGAGCGGGACAAGGCGCTGTTCCGCACGGTAAAAGGCGCGGCGCTCTATCAATCGGCGGTGCAAAAGGCGGTGGCCGATGCGCGCGGGATGCTGGGCCTGCCCGATACGGCCACACCCCATGCGCTGCGCCATTCCTTTGCCACGCATCTGCTGGGCGCGGGGGCGGATCTGCGCTCCATTCAAGAATTGTTGGGCCATGCCAGCCTGTCATCGACGCAGGTTTACACAAGGGTTGACGCCGCGGTCCTGCTCGACGTCTATCGCAACGCCCACCCCCGCGCCGAGGATTAG